Proteins encoded by one window of Pseudomonas sp. PSKL.D1:
- the mgrA gene encoding L-glyceraldehyde 3-phosphate reductase → MTYTAHPERYTRMPYRRVGRSGLVLPALSLGLWHNFGDATPIDTQRALLRTAFDAGINHFDLANNYGPPYGSAEVNFGRLLREDLRSYRDELIISSKAGWDMWPGPYGQGGSSRKYLIASLDQSLKRLGLDYVDIFYSHRFDADTPLEETAIALADIVRQGKALYIGISSYSAGKTREIAALLAELKVPLLIHQPSYNLFNRWIERDLLATTEALGSGVIVFTALAQGLLSDKYLNGIPTDARVNRAGGGSLLPQHLCEANIARARALNEIARRRGQSLAQLALAWTLRDPRVSSALIGASRPEQIIENVAALDNLAFTAEELAEIDQYAVEGGINLWEKPSTDWKE, encoded by the coding sequence ATGACCTACACCGCCCACCCCGAGCGCTATACGCGCATGCCTTACCGCCGTGTCGGCCGCAGTGGCCTGGTGCTGCCGGCGCTGTCCCTGGGCCTGTGGCACAACTTCGGCGACGCCACGCCCATCGACACCCAGCGCGCCTTGCTGCGCACCGCGTTCGATGCCGGGATCAACCACTTCGACCTGGCCAACAACTACGGCCCGCCCTATGGCAGCGCCGAGGTCAATTTCGGCCGCCTGCTGCGCGAAGACCTGCGCAGCTACCGCGACGAGCTGATCATTTCCAGCAAGGCCGGTTGGGACATGTGGCCGGGGCCGTACGGGCAGGGCGGCAGCTCGCGCAAGTACCTGATCGCCAGCCTCGACCAGAGCCTCAAACGGCTGGGGCTGGACTACGTCGACATCTTCTACTCGCACCGTTTCGACGCCGACACCCCGCTTGAAGAAACCGCCATCGCGCTGGCCGACATCGTGCGCCAGGGCAAGGCGCTGTACATCGGCATTTCGTCCTATTCGGCCGGCAAAACCCGCGAGATCGCCGCGCTGCTGGCAGAACTGAAGGTGCCACTGCTGATCCACCAGCCGTCGTACAACCTGTTCAACCGCTGGATCGAGCGCGACCTGCTGGCCACCACCGAGGCACTTGGCAGTGGGGTGATCGTGTTCACTGCGCTGGCCCAGGGCCTGCTCAGTGACAAGTACCTCAACGGCATCCCCACCGATGCCCGGGTCAACCGCGCCGGGGGTGGTTCGTTACTGCCTCAGCACCTGTGCGAAGCCAACATCGCCCGCGCCCGTGCCTTGAATGAGATTGCCCGGCGCCGCGGCCAGAGCCTGGCGCAACTGGCACTGGCCTGGACGCTGCGCGACCCGCGGGTGAGTTCGGCGCTGATCGGCGCCAGCCGGCCCGAGCAGATCATCGAGAACGTCGCCGCGCTCGACAACCTCGCCTTCACCGCGGAAGAACTGGCCGAAATCGACCAGTACGCCGTGGAAGGCGGCATCAACCTGTGGGAAAAGCCCAGCACGGACTGGAAGGAGTGA
- a CDS encoding aliphatic sulfonate ABC transporter substrate-binding protein, with protein sequence MPLLRYMLLALLALSAVVQAADPSTLRIGYQKASISLVLAKQHRLLEQRFPGTHVQWIEFPAGPQLLEALNIGSLDIGSTGDIPPIFAQAAGADLLYIAAEPAKPKAEVILVPKGSPITTVAGLKGKRIALQKGSSAHNLLLRSLAKAGLGIGDVQPVYLAPADARAAFERGSVDAWVIWDPFYSAIELEGKARLLADGEGLGLIGPFMLGARGYVQANGDFVRQVIEVISQAESLTRSDEAGSVQVLAAFMGLPEAVVQRSFSHRPASPLLPVSDEIVAAQQRTAQLFYDNRLLPRPVSIAGAVWRGE encoded by the coding sequence ATGCCGCTATTACGTTACATGCTGCTGGCGCTGCTGGCCCTGAGCGCGGTGGTACAGGCCGCCGACCCGTCCACCTTGCGCATCGGCTACCAGAAGGCCTCCATCAGCCTGGTGCTGGCCAAGCAGCATCGGTTGCTGGAACAGCGTTTTCCAGGCACTCACGTGCAGTGGATCGAGTTCCCGGCCGGGCCGCAGTTGCTCGAGGCCTTGAACATCGGCAGCCTGGACATTGGCTCCACCGGCGATATCCCGCCGATCTTCGCCCAGGCGGCAGGCGCGGATTTGCTCTACATCGCTGCCGAACCGGCCAAACCCAAGGCCGAAGTCATTCTGGTGCCCAAGGGCAGCCCGATTACCACGGTTGCCGGGCTGAAAGGCAAGCGCATCGCTCTGCAGAAGGGCTCCAGCGCTCACAACCTGTTACTGCGAAGCCTGGCCAAAGCTGGCTTGGGTATCGGCGACGTGCAACCGGTGTACCTGGCGCCTGCCGATGCACGGGCCGCATTCGAGCGGGGCAGTGTGGACGCGTGGGTGATTTGGGACCCGTTCTATTCAGCTATCGAGCTGGAAGGCAAGGCGCGTTTGCTGGCGGATGGGGAAGGCTTGGGGCTGATCGGGCCGTTCATGCTGGGGGCGCGCGGCTATGTGCAGGCCAACGGCGATTTCGTGCGTCAGGTGATCGAGGTGATCAGCCAGGCAGAAAGCCTGACGCGCAGCGATGAAGCCGGCAGCGTCCAGGTGCTGGCCGCGTTCATGGGGCTGCCGGAGGCGGTGGTGCAGCGCAGCTTCAGTCACCGGCCAGCATCGCCGCTGCTGCCGGTGAGTGATGAGATCGTGGCGGCGCAACAGCGCACCGCGCAGCTGTTTTATGACAATCGGCTGTTGCCCCGGCCGGTATCGATTGCCGGGGCGGTTTGGCGGGGTGAATGA
- the bamA gene encoding outer membrane protein assembly factor BamA codes for MKYPRLLFPLLLLNAALAHAESFKIADIRVNGLQRVSAGSVFGALPLNVGDQADDRRLVESTRSLFKTGFFQDIQLNRDGNVLIINVVERPSVSSIEIEGNKAISTEDLMKGLKQSGLAEGEIFQRATLEGVRNELQRQYVAQGRYSAEVDAEVVPQPRNRVALKIKINEGTVAAIQHINIVGNTVFDDETLAQLFELKTTNWLSFFKNDDKYAREKLSGDLERLRSYYLDRGYINMDIASTQVSITPDKKHVYITVNVNEGEKYTVRDVKLSGDLKVPEDQVKSLLLVQPGQVFSRKVMTTTSELITRRLGNEGYTFANVNGVPQPNDEDHTVDILFVVDPGKRAYVNRINYRGNTKTEDEVLRREMRQMEGGWASTYLIDQSKTRLERLGFFKDVNVETPAVAGVDDQVDVNYSVEEQASGSITASVGFAQSAGLILGGSISQNNFLGTGNKVSIGLTRSEYQTKYNFGFVDPYFTADGVSLGYNVFYSSTDYSDYYDDGVSYYAINSYGAGMTFGYPINETSRLTYGLTLQHDDISPGTYSADEIYDFIQREGESFNNLKASIGWSESTLNKGVLATRGHSQSLTLMATTPGSDLSFYKIDYSGQAFVPLSNRTSLRLHTNLGYGNGYGSTDSLPFYENYTAGGQGSVRGFKDGSLGPRNTPATGAYSAQGQAYYSDRDTDALGGNILITGGAEYLFPLPFVKDQSQLRSSVFVDAGNVFSDKCYLSTTQGCGSVSLDQMAVSLGVGVTWYSPMGPLTFSLATPVKKPENAETQVFQFSLGQTF; via the coding sequence ATGAAATACCCGCGCCTGCTGTTCCCCCTTCTGCTGCTCAACGCCGCCCTGGCTCACGCAGAGTCGTTCAAGATCGCCGACATCCGCGTCAACGGCCTGCAGCGGGTGTCCGCTGGCAGCGTGTTTGGCGCGTTGCCGCTGAACGTGGGTGATCAGGCCGACGACCGCCGCCTGGTGGAATCGACCCGTTCGCTGTTCAAGACCGGCTTCTTCCAGGACATTCAGCTGAACCGCGATGGCAACGTCCTGATCATCAACGTGGTCGAGCGCCCGTCGGTGTCTAGCATCGAGATCGAAGGCAACAAGGCCATCAGCACCGAAGACCTGATGAAGGGCCTGAAGCAGTCGGGCCTGGCCGAAGGCGAGATCTTCCAGCGTGCCACCCTTGAAGGCGTGCGTAACGAACTGCAGCGCCAGTACGTGGCCCAGGGCCGCTACTCGGCCGAAGTCGACGCCGAAGTGGTGCCGCAGCCGCGCAACCGCGTGGCGCTGAAGATCAAGATCAACGAAGGCACGGTTGCGGCCATCCAGCACATCAACATCGTCGGTAACACCGTGTTCGACGATGAAACGCTGGCCCAGCTGTTCGAGCTGAAGACCACCAACTGGCTGTCGTTCTTCAAGAACGACGACAAGTACGCCCGCGAAAAACTGTCCGGTGACCTGGAACGCCTGCGTTCCTACTACCTGGACCGCGGCTACATCAACATGGACATCGCGTCCACCCAGGTGTCGATCACCCCGGACAAGAAGCACGTCTACATCACCGTCAACGTCAACGAAGGCGAGAAGTACACCGTTCGCGACGTGAAGTTGTCCGGTGACCTGAAGGTGCCGGAAGACCAGGTCAAGTCGCTGCTGCTGGTGCAGCCGGGCCAGGTGTTCTCGCGCAAGGTGATGACCACCACCTCCGAGCTGATCACCCGCCGCCTGGGCAACGAAGGCTACACCTTCGCCAACGTCAACGGCGTGCCGCAACCGAACGATGAAGACCACACCGTCGACATCCTGTTCGTGGTCGACCCGGGCAAGCGTGCCTACGTCAACCGCATCAACTACCGCGGCAACACCAAGACCGAAGACGAAGTACTGCGCCGCGAAATGCGCCAGATGGAAGGTGGCTGGGCCTCGACCTACCTGATCGACCAGTCCAAGACCCGCCTGGAGCGGTTGGGCTTCTTCAAGGACGTCAACGTCGAGACACCTGCCGTGGCCGGTGTGGATGACCAGGTGGACGTGAACTACAGCGTTGAAGAACAAGCCTCCGGCTCGATCACCGCGTCGGTCGGTTTCGCCCAGAGCGCGGGCCTGATCCTCGGTGGTTCGATCAGCCAGAACAACTTCCTCGGTACCGGCAACAAGGTGTCCATCGGGCTGACCCGGTCCGAGTACCAGACCAAATACAACTTCGGTTTCGTCGACCCCTACTTCACCGCCGATGGCGTGAGCCTGGGCTACAACGTCTTCTACAGCAGCACCGACTACAGCGACTACTACGATGACGGCGTTTCGTACTACGCCATCAACAGCTATGGCGCGGGCATGACCTTTGGCTACCCGATCAACGAAACCTCGCGCCTGACCTACGGCCTGACCCTGCAACACGACGACATCTCGCCCGGCACCTACAGCGCCGACGAGATCTACGACTTCATCCAGCGCGAAGGCGAAAGCTTCAACAACCTCAAAGCGTCCATCGGCTGGTCCGAGTCAACCCTGAACAAAGGCGTACTGGCCACCCGCGGCCATTCCCAGAGCCTGACCCTGATGGCCACCACGCCCGGCAGCGACCTGTCGTTCTACAAGATCGACTACAGCGGCCAGGCATTCGTGCCGCTGAGCAACCGCACCTCCCTGCGCTTGCACACCAATTTGGGCTATGGCAACGGCTATGGCTCCACGGACAGCCTGCCCTTCTACGAGAACTACACCGCGGGTGGCCAGGGCTCGGTGCGCGGCTTCAAGGATGGCTCGCTGGGGCCGCGCAACACGCCGGCCACTGGCGCCTATTCGGCTCAAGGCCAGGCCTATTATTCAGACCGCGACACCGACGCGCTGGGCGGCAACATCCTGATCACCGGCGGCGCCGAATACCTGTTCCCGCTGCCCTTCGTCAAAGACCAGAGCCAGTTGCGCAGTTCGGTGTTCGTGGATGCGGGCAACGTGTTCTCCGACAAATGCTACCTCTCCACGACCCAGGGTTGCGGCAGCGTGAGCCTGGACCAGATGGCCGTGTCGCTGGGGGTGGGTGTGACCTGGTACAGCCCGATGGGGCCGCTGACGTTCAGCCTGGCCACGCCGGTGAAGAAGCCGGAAAACGCCGAGACGCAAGTGTTCCAGTTCTCGCTGGGGCAAACCTTCTAA
- a CDS encoding response regulator transcription factor has product MIPVLLVDDDCELTEMLALYLAREGFAATTVATGEEGEHLALTGAYQIVVLDVMLPGITGIEVLRRIRARSQVPVLLLTARGDNIDRIAGLELGADDYVPKPSSPGELVARLRAILRRVQPQPVVESAAPDAICTGALTLWPGRRQAQWGEQGLELTGTEFSLLEVLARQPGQLVSKQDLSLNALGRPLTRYDRRIDVHVSSIRQKLGPRADGSSWIQSVRGMGYMLIVE; this is encoded by the coding sequence ATGATCCCCGTGCTGCTGGTCGACGACGACTGCGAACTGACTGAAATGCTTGCCCTGTACTTGGCCCGTGAAGGCTTCGCCGCCACCACCGTGGCAACGGGCGAGGAAGGAGAACACCTGGCGTTGACCGGGGCCTACCAGATCGTCGTGCTGGATGTGATGCTGCCGGGGATCACCGGCATCGAAGTGCTGCGGCGTATTCGCGCGCGCAGCCAGGTACCGGTGCTGCTGCTGACCGCGCGGGGTGACAACATCGACCGCATCGCCGGGCTGGAGCTGGGCGCGGATGACTACGTGCCCAAGCCCAGTTCGCCGGGTGAGTTGGTGGCCCGCCTGCGGGCGATCTTGCGGCGGGTGCAACCGCAACCGGTGGTTGAAAGCGCAGCACCCGATGCAATTTGCACGGGTGCGCTCACGCTGTGGCCGGGGCGGCGGCAGGCCCAATGGGGTGAGCAGGGGCTGGAACTGACCGGCACCGAGTTCAGCCTGCTGGAAGTGCTGGCGCGCCAGCCAGGCCAGTTGGTCAGTAAGCAGGACTTGTCGCTCAATGCATTAGGGCGGCCGTTGACACGTTATGACCGGCGCATCGATGTACATGTCAGCAGCATCCGCCAGAAACTGGGGCCGCGCGCCGACGGCAGCAGTTGGATTCAGAGTGTGCGGGGCATGGGCTACATGCTGATCGTCGAATGA
- a CDS encoding HAMP domain-containing sensor histidine kinase, whose protein sequence is MMRRRLFWKLFLAFWLANCLTFLVGAGAFMLDDLRGDTPALRSLLTTELNMLHRYGEQAGRQLLQVSPQPPDVQVGLYDGTGHLLAGRAVPEPRFERALLDQGGQALVLRASVATELDEMPRPRSMGPLLTGTLMSALFAMLCSFYLTRPLAWLRQAMGQVAQGRFDVRVRPRLGRRRDEIVDLAEDCDRMAGQLKALVQAQQHLLHDISHELRSPLTRMHAAIGLLRQQPEQPAMLERIERESRRMDDLIEQLLTLARAQSQQGEGECAEVDVIELLAQIVEHARFEAGMKHCTVVLNAKGPFVMRGHEELLYRAFENVIRNAVRFTAEATEVRVDAQVDAGGAGLRVSIVDQGPGVDPARLQSVFEPFDRGASSHGDGFGLGLAIARRAITLHQGSITASAPEAGGLRVVVELPGGQVG, encoded by the coding sequence ATGATGCGCCGGCGCCTGTTCTGGAAGCTGTTCCTGGCCTTTTGGCTGGCGAACTGCCTGACCTTCCTGGTGGGGGCGGGGGCGTTCATGCTGGATGACCTGCGCGGCGACACACCGGCGTTGCGCTCGCTGCTGACCACCGAGCTGAACATGCTGCATCGCTACGGTGAGCAGGCCGGCCGGCAACTGCTGCAGGTGTCGCCACAGCCGCCGGACGTGCAGGTGGGGCTGTATGACGGCACCGGGCACCTGCTGGCGGGCCGGGCCGTGCCCGAGCCACGGTTTGAACGGGCGCTGCTTGACCAGGGTGGTCAGGCGCTGGTGCTACGGGCCTCGGTGGCTACCGAGCTGGACGAGATGCCACGCCCGCGCAGCATGGGCCCACTATTGACCGGCACGTTGATGAGCGCGCTGTTTGCCATGCTCTGTAGCTTCTACCTGACCCGCCCGCTGGCCTGGTTGCGCCAGGCCATGGGCCAGGTGGCCCAGGGCCGTTTTGACGTGCGCGTACGGCCCCGGCTGGGGCGCAGGCGCGACGAGATTGTCGACCTTGCAGAAGACTGCGACCGCATGGCCGGCCAGCTCAAGGCGCTGGTGCAGGCCCAGCAGCACCTGCTGCACGATATTTCCCATGAGCTGCGCTCGCCGCTGACACGCATGCACGCGGCCATCGGCCTGCTGCGTCAACAGCCGGAGCAGCCCGCGATGCTCGAGCGTATCGAGCGTGAGTCACGGCGCATGGACGACCTGATCGAACAGTTGCTTACCCTGGCCCGCGCCCAGTCGCAACAGGGTGAAGGCGAGTGTGCCGAGGTGGACGTTATCGAACTGTTGGCGCAAATCGTCGAGCATGCGCGTTTCGAAGCGGGCATGAAGCACTGCACGGTGGTGCTGAACGCCAAGGGGCCGTTTGTGATGCGCGGGCATGAAGAGCTGTTGTACCGCGCTTTCGAAAACGTGATTCGCAACGCAGTGCGCTTCACCGCCGAAGCTACCGAGGTGCGTGTGGACGCGCAGGTGGACGCGGGTGGTGCCGGGTTGCGGGTGAGCATCGTGGACCAGGGGCCGGGCGTTGACCCGGCCCGCCTGCAAAGTGTCTTCGAACCCTTCGACCGGGGCGCAAGCAGCCACGGTGACGGCTTTGGACTGGGCCTGGCCATTGCCCGGCGCGCCATTACCTTGCACCAGGGCAGCATCACCGCCAGCGCGCCCGAGGCGGGCGGGCTGCGGGTGGTGGTCGAATTGCCGGGTGGGCAGGTTGGCTGA
- a CDS encoding efflux transporter outer membrane subunit → MRLTPLVLAMLLTGCVNLAPDYERPAAPVAEQWPSAATSTSTSADISWQSLFVDARLRDTVKLALANNRDLRVAALNVEYQQAQYRIQRAELFPSVSATADGTRQRALSNGSTAVSSQYSVGLGISNYEVDLFGRLNNLKDAALEDYLSLEQTRRSTQISLVAEVANAWMTLAADQQLLKLANDTYASQQKTYALVQQSHGLGGESGVSLAQARSTVESARADAANYASQVEQDRNALELLVGQRLADSLLPGTQPLDAALLVSVPAGLPSTLLQRRPDVLAAEHTLKAANADVGAARAAFFPSVTLTASGGSASSQLSGLFKSGSGAWSFAPSINLPIFNAGSNRASLDAAKVQSQIEVATYEKTLQTAFSEVADALSVRSHINERLDAQRNLTDATRTSYDLSLALYKQGSSSFLDVLDAQRSLYSAQQSLISLQLSEQVNRVTLYKTLGGGWQG, encoded by the coding sequence ATGCGTCTTACCCCCCTTGTTCTGGCCATGCTGCTGACCGGGTGCGTCAACCTCGCACCCGACTATGAGCGGCCAGCCGCGCCCGTTGCCGAACAATGGCCGAGCGCTGCGACCTCCACCAGCACCAGTGCTGATATCAGCTGGCAGTCGCTGTTCGTCGACGCCCGCCTGCGCGACACCGTGAAGCTGGCCCTGGCCAACAACCGCGACTTGCGCGTGGCGGCGCTGAATGTCGAGTACCAGCAAGCGCAGTACCGCATCCAGCGGGCAGAGCTGTTCCCCTCTGTTTCGGCAACCGCCGACGGCACCCGCCAGCGCGCGCTGTCCAACGGCAGCACCGCCGTCAGCAGCCAGTACAGCGTGGGCCTGGGCATCAGCAACTATGAAGTCGACCTGTTCGGCCGCCTGAACAACCTCAAGGACGCCGCGCTGGAAGACTACCTGTCGCTGGAGCAAACCCGCCGCAGCACGCAGATCAGCCTGGTGGCCGAAGTGGCCAATGCCTGGATGACCCTGGCCGCCGACCAGCAACTGCTCAAGCTGGCCAACGACACCTACGCCAGCCAGCAGAAAACCTATGCCCTAGTGCAGCAAAGCCACGGCCTGGGCGGTGAATCCGGCGTGAGCCTGGCACAGGCGCGCAGCACCGTGGAGTCGGCCCGTGCCGACGCGGCCAATTACGCCAGCCAGGTCGAGCAGGACCGCAACGCCCTGGAGTTGCTGGTCGGCCAGCGCCTGGCTGACAGCTTGCTGCCCGGCACCCAGCCGCTGGATGCTGCGCTGCTGGTCAGCGTGCCGGCCGGCCTGCCGTCGACCTTGCTGCAGCGCCGCCCGGACGTGCTGGCCGCCGAGCACACGCTCAAGGCGGCCAACGCCGATGTGGGCGCGGCGCGTGCGGCGTTTTTCCCCAGCGTGACCCTGACCGCCAGCGGCGGCAGCGCCAGCAGCCAGCTGTCAGGGTTGTTCAAGTCGGGTAGCGGCGCCTGGAGCTTCGCACCGTCGATCAACCTGCCCATCTTCAACGCCGGCAGCAACCGCGCCAGCCTCGACGCGGCCAAGGTGCAAAGCCAGATAGAAGTCGCCACCTACGAGAAAACCCTGCAAACTGCCTTCAGCGAAGTGGCCGACGCGCTGTCGGTACGCAGCCACATCAATGAACGCCTCGACGCGCAGCGCAACCTGACCGACGCCACCCGCACCAGCTACGACCTGTCGCTGGCGCTGTACAAGCAGGGTTCCAGCAGCTTCCTGGATGTGCTGGACGCGCAGCGCTCGCTGTACTCGGCGCAGCAGTCGCTGATCAGCTTGCAGCTGTCCGAGCAGGTGAACCGGGTGACGCTGTACAAGACCCTCGGCGGCGGCTGGCAGGGCTGA
- a CDS encoding efflux RND transporter permease subunit has product MARFFIDRPIFAWVLAILVMLGGGLAIFQLPLAQYPNIAPPQITLSATYTGASAKTMEDSVTQVIEQQMTGLDGLTYMSSSSSSAGSATITLTFDAGTDINTAQMLVQTKLEQAKSRLPDTVQQQGIKIRNSASDFLIIISLVSDNPNVNATDISDFISSTLYDQISRVTGVGQVTTLGSSYAMRIWLDPDKLKQYALMPSDVSSALEAQNVDTSAGQLGALPARAGQQLNATISARSKLQTAAQFREVVLKHASSGAVVTLADVAQVELGSESYDVVAEHNGRPSGGMAVSLATGANALDVAEAVQAKLGELEQFFPSQLQLRSEVAYNTAPFVKISIEEVVMTLFEAIALVVLIMYLFMQNLRATLIPAIAVPVVLLGTFGVLAMLGYSINTLTMFGMVLAIGLLVDDAIVVVENVERVMAEKRLSAREATRQSMSEISGALIGIAVVLSAVFVPMAFFGGSTGVIYRQFSVTLVAAMTLSVLVAMTLTPALCATLLKPHDNHGEPKRGFFGWFNRTFDRNAERYQRSVGKVLARPLRALLVYALVLGGVALMFQKLPSAFLPEEDQGMLMMQMTLPVGGTDERLQAVTHEVQDYMLQQPEVASLLTVRGLGNGGNAQNAGRAFIKLKDWSERQGEAHSAAAVARRANMALSKMLDANVFVIAPPAIQGLGQSSGFDVQLQDLGGLGHAELLKARDQFIALAAKDPRLANVRAQGLEDTPQLNVHIDDRKAGAMGIASSDINNTLSTVMGGSYVNDFLDAGRVKKVYLQGQVDKRMQSEDIGDWYVRNDSDAMVPLSAFTSTSWSTASPLLERFNGFGSYELVGEPAEGVSSGEAMAAVEQIVGQLPEGIGYAWTGASYQERMAGNQAPLLYAISILFVFLCLAALYESWSVPFAVMLVVPVGILGALLLTGVRGLSNDVYFQVGLLTTVGLAAKNAILIVEFAKERFERGQDLLSATLDAVRIRLRPVLMTSLAFILGVLPLALSSGAGAGGRQAIGTGVLGGMLSATVLGLFFIPLFYVLVQRLAGRRATHADTVAGEA; this is encoded by the coding sequence ATGGCACGCTTCTTCATCGACCGCCCGATTTTCGCCTGGGTACTTGCCATTCTGGTGATGCTCGGCGGTGGCCTGGCCATCTTCCAGCTGCCGCTGGCGCAATACCCGAACATCGCCCCGCCGCAAATCACCCTCAGCGCCACCTATACCGGCGCCTCGGCCAAGACCATGGAAGACTCGGTGACCCAGGTCATCGAGCAGCAGATGACCGGCCTGGACGGCCTCACCTACATGTCGTCCAGCAGCAGCTCGGCCGGCAGCGCCACCATCACCCTGACCTTCGACGCCGGCACCGACATCAACACCGCGCAAATGCTGGTGCAGACCAAGCTGGAGCAGGCCAAATCGCGCCTGCCCGACACGGTGCAGCAGCAAGGCATCAAGATCCGCAACTCGGCCAGCGACTTTCTGATCATCATCTCGCTGGTGTCGGATAACCCCAACGTCAATGCCACCGACATCAGCGACTTCATTTCCAGCACCCTGTATGACCAGATCAGCCGCGTGACGGGTGTGGGCCAGGTGACCACGCTGGGTTCGAGCTACGCCATGCGCATCTGGCTCGACCCGGACAAACTCAAGCAGTACGCACTGATGCCCTCTGACGTGAGCAGCGCACTTGAGGCGCAGAACGTCGACACCTCCGCCGGCCAGCTCGGCGCCCTGCCCGCCCGCGCCGGCCAGCAGCTCAACGCCACCATCAGCGCCCGCAGCAAGCTGCAAACCGCGGCGCAGTTCCGCGAGGTGGTGCTAAAACACGCCAGTTCCGGCGCGGTGGTCACCCTGGCCGACGTCGCCCAGGTAGAGCTGGGCAGCGAAAGCTACGATGTGGTAGCCGAACACAATGGCCGCCCCTCCGGCGGCATGGCCGTAAGCCTGGCCACCGGCGCCAACGCCCTCGACGTGGCCGAAGCCGTGCAGGCCAAGCTCGGTGAGCTGGAACAGTTCTTCCCCAGCCAGCTGCAACTGCGCAGCGAAGTGGCCTACAACACCGCGCCGTTCGTGAAAATCTCCATCGAAGAAGTGGTGATGACGCTGTTCGAAGCCATCGCCCTGGTGGTGCTGATCATGTACCTGTTCATGCAGAACCTGCGCGCCACACTGATCCCGGCCATTGCCGTACCGGTCGTACTGCTGGGTACGTTTGGTGTACTGGCCATGCTCGGTTACTCGATCAACACCCTGACGATGTTCGGTATGGTGCTGGCCATCGGCTTGCTGGTGGACGATGCCATCGTGGTGGTGGAGAACGTCGAGCGCGTCATGGCCGAAAAGCGCCTGTCAGCCCGTGAAGCGACACGCCAGTCGATGAGCGAAATCAGCGGTGCGCTGATCGGCATCGCCGTGGTGCTGTCGGCGGTATTCGTGCCGATGGCGTTCTTCGGCGGCTCGACGGGCGTGATCTACCGGCAGTTCTCGGTCACCCTGGTGGCAGCCATGACGCTGTCGGTGCTGGTGGCGATGACCCTCACCCCAGCCTTGTGCGCAACCCTGCTCAAACCCCATGACAACCACGGCGAACCCAAGCGCGGCTTCTTCGGCTGGTTCAACCGCACCTTCGACCGCAACGCCGAGCGCTACCAGCGCAGCGTCGGCAAGGTGCTGGCCCGCCCGCTGCGCGCCCTGCTGGTGTACGCGCTGGTGCTGGGCGGCGTGGCGCTGATGTTCCAGAAGCTGCCCAGCGCCTTCTTGCCTGAAGAAGACCAAGGCATGCTGATGATGCAGATGACCCTGCCCGTCGGCGGTACCGATGAGCGCCTGCAGGCCGTCACCCACGAGGTGCAGGACTACATGCTGCAACAGCCGGAAGTGGCCTCGCTGCTGACCGTGCGCGGGCTGGGCAATGGTGGCAATGCACAGAACGCCGGCCGCGCCTTCATCAAGCTCAAGGACTGGAGTGAACGCCAGGGCGAGGCACACAGCGCAGCAGCCGTGGCACGGCGGGCCAACATGGCCTTGTCGAAGATGCTCGATGCCAACGTGTTCGTCATTGCCCCGCCGGCCATCCAGGGCCTGGGGCAAAGCTCCGGCTTCGACGTTCAACTTCAAGACCTGGGCGGCCTTGGCCACGCCGAGTTGCTGAAGGCCCGGGACCAGTTCATTGCTCTGGCCGCCAAAGACCCACGCCTGGCCAACGTACGCGCCCAAGGCCTGGAGGACACGCCGCAACTGAACGTGCACATCGACGACCGCAAGGCCGGTGCCATGGGCATTGCGTCCAGCGACATCAATAACACCCTGAGCACCGTGATGGGCGGCAGCTACGTCAACGACTTCCTTGATGCCGGGCGGGTAAAGAAGGTTTACCTGCAAGGCCAGGTCGACAAGCGCATGCAGAGCGAAGACATCGGCGACTGGTACGTGCGTAACGACAGCGACGCCATGGTGCCGCTGTCAGCGTTCACCAGCACCTCGTGGAGCACTGCTTCCCCGTTGCTTGAGCGCTTCAACGGCTTTGGCTCTTACGAACTGGTAGGTGAGCCGGCAGAGGGGGTCAGCTCTGGCGAGGCCATGGCGGCGGTCGAGCAGATCGTCGGGCAATTGCCCGAAGGCATTGGCTATGCCTGGACAGGCGCGTCCTACCAGGAGCGCATGGCGGGCAATCAGGCCCCCCTGCTCTATGCCATCTCTATTCTGTTCGTGTTCCTGTGCCTGGCGGCCCTGTACGAAAGCTGGTCGGTACCGTTCGCGGTGATGCTGGTGGTGCCGGTGGGCATCCTGGGCGCGCTGCTGTTGACCGGTGTGCGCGGGCTGTCCAACGACGTGTACTTCCAGGTCGGCCTGCTGACCACCGTGGGCCTGGCCGCGAAAAACGCCATCCTGATCGTGGAATTCGCCAAAGAACGGTTCGAGCGCGGCCAGGACCTGCTGAGCGCCACCCTGGACGCGGTGCGCATTCGCCTGCGCCCGGTACTGATGACCTCGCTGGCCTTCATCCTCGGCGTACTGCCGCTGGCCCTGAGCAGCGGTGCCGGTGCGGGCGGTCGCCAGGCAATCGGCACCGGGGTGCTGGGCGGCATGCTCAGCGCTACCGTGCTTGGCCTGTTCTTCATCCCTTTGTTCTACGTGCTGGTACAGCGCCTGGCCGGCCGCCGCGCCACCCACGCAGATACCGTTGCAGGAGAAGCCTGA